ATACGATGGCGCCGGGCGGATTTGGTTTTGGTGATGACGATGACGGGATTAATCCCTTGGCGGCATGGACCAGTGAGGTGCTCCCGGCAGGGGAACAGAAGGATGCGGAATTAACCTTGGCTTGGAAGTTGTTTAAAGCCGATCTTCTGTCTCAGGATGATTATTCTATGGTATTGCAGGATTTGACCGACATGTCGTCAAAAAAACTGGATGTGCCAGCCAGTGTCCTCCATGTGCTGCATGATCGCGGGTATTCCCGTTTTTCATCTATTATTGGCTATCTGGTGCGTGAAACTGCGACGCCGTTCATTAGTTTGGTTCATTTTGATGTTCAGGAAAGCGTTTATAATGCGATTCCTATGGATTATATGAGACATCGCGGTGCTGTATGTTTCCAGCAGATCGATAACGAACTGGTCGTCGGTCTGCTTAATCCGCTGGATCAGGCACTGCGCGAACAGTTGCGCATGATTACAGGGAAAAAATGTCATTTTTATCTAGTGGTTCCCGAAGAGTATGATGCCTTGTTATCAAAAATTAAAGAGCTGGATGTAGAACGGAAAACGGTCGGCTGATGCACGTCGGTGAATTCTGTGGCATATCGCTTGCTTAGGTTTGGGTGAAAACCTAACCAAGGAAGATACGTCGCCATGTGGAACACTTTCAATGAACATTTTGTAGATGCATACCGCCGCCAAGATTTTGATGCCGCCTTTCAATGGGCGAAAAAATCGCTTGATTATGCCTACGATGAGTTTGGCAGTCATGATGTTCATACCGCAACGTCTCTGAATAATGCCGCTGTTTTGCTTCGTACACTGGATTATCTCGATGATGCCGAAGTGCTTGTTCGTAAAGCACTATCTATCAACATCGAAGTTCGGGGGATGGAGCATCAGGAAACGGGGAACTGCTTGAATAATCTGGCCATTATTCACAGCGACCGCGGACATTTCGAGGAAGCGGAAAAACTGTACAAGTGGGCCATCGAAATCCGGGAAGCGGCACTGGGTAAAAGACATCCGG
The nucleotide sequence above comes from Spartobacteria bacterium. Encoded proteins:
- a CDS encoding tetratricopeptide repeat protein yields the protein MNDELNDQQWDVQETISMFEQILEVMPDDEMALRTLYDTYIMTGQREKAFQMLLRLGGLALNEKDDDTATFFRSQYAEFEDLATPENQKFHDELLLAFADQSDTMAPGGFGFGDDDDGINPLAAWTSEVLPAGEQKDAELTLAWKLFKADLLSQDDYSMVLQDLTDMSSKKLDVPASVLHVLHDRGYSRFSSIIGYLVRETATPFISLVHFDVQESVYNAIPMDYMRHRGAVCFQQIDNELVVGLLNPLDQALREQLRMITGKKCHFYLVVPEEYDALLSKIKELDVERKTVG
- a CDS encoding tetratricopeptide repeat protein, yielding MWNTFNEHFVDAYRRQDFDAAFQWAKKSLDYAYDEFGSHDVHTATSLNNAAVLLRTLDYLDDAEVLVRKALSINIEVRGMEHQETGNCLNNLAIIHSDRGHFEEAEKLYKWAIEIREAALGKRHPDLLVNISNMSRMYEAAGRPDESEAFRRQSETLQELVYCNTAV